The sequence below is a genomic window from Schistocerca nitens isolate TAMUIC-IGC-003100 chromosome 4, iqSchNite1.1, whole genome shotgun sequence.
TTGATGCTATGTTCCCAGTGAATGCCTTGCCTGGAGAAACAATAATCCAACAAGGTGATGAAGGAGACAATTTCTACGTAATTGACCAAGGTGAAGTAGAGGTAAGTACTTCATCTACCGTTTTCATTCTTTAAACGCAGCTTAGCCAAGATTTGCACTCCCTTTGCAAATGCATCAATGCTCCAACTTTCCCCATCATTGCACTATTCAAAGAGGTGCGCAAGTAAGGACTGCAGTTGGGATCGCAGCAAGCTGGAAACGGTGAAGGGAGTTTTCAGAACACAAAGGGATGACTTCTAGGAAAGGAATATTACAATCTTACTTTCAGTGTTTTGCCTTTACCAGTACAATGAACTTTTCTCTCGATTGAGGACGTTTGTTAGATAATTATGATGTGAGAAGCAGAACTATACCTGTTATGTGCAGGGTGGCAAGAAAGTCCTTTACACTTGAACTAAATGTGTGTAATAGTGTAAGATATTTAAGATTTGAACCTCCAGTGCTGATAATTGTTCGTACGCTTCACGTGAATTGCAGTGCGATTGTTACATAACTACCACATGACTGCACAAGGAGGAAAATAAAGTCTGTATGTTGACTGGTTCATTGTTTGCCTTTCTGTGTTTGCAGAAGAACAATGGCAGATACCAGTGACTTCATTTGGAGTAGTACTTCATAGTAAGTGTGCAGGTCAGTGAACAGAAGTAGAACAATGAAAATTTAACACAGACGATAAAAAGGTTCAGTGAACAGTTCGGCAAGGAGCAACCAAATTATTGGTCTttgatccatctacatctacatcctcgcTCTACAAACTACTGTGAAGGGCATGGCAGAAGGTATGCCCCAGCGTACCGGTTTTTAGCTTTATCTTTTTTCTAGTCCATTCAGatatggtgcatgggaagaatgatgttTAAATGCTTCACATGGGAAGAGAGAGCATTTCACCTTGGAAGTGTTTTGGATGGCCCCCTCACTGTCTTGTCATCCATCAGCTTGAAAGGAAATGTGTGGAGAAGTTAGTGCATCAGCAATTGGTTCACCCTGACAGTCGACCAGAAAGCATGTTGCTGAATTTTGAATTAAAAGGAACACAATGCAACTCTACATGAAATTGGACCTAGGCCTGCAAACATTGTGGCCAGTGGCCACCATTCAACTAATGGCTGATGACTTAAACCAATGGAGGCACATCAGGCTATGCAGGGATAAAGGTGGTGCACATATGGACATTTTTGATAAATAACAGTAAGAGTCATTAAAGTTACAAGGAAATAATTGCATGTGTAAAGGAACTTCCTGGTTACCCTGTATTAGACTAAGCATAGTAACATACAGACATTCGGCCCAAACATACATTGTTCataaatttatacatatttttattttactagATATGAGAAGAATGGGACATAGGTTTGTGAAATGGGCAGACACCCAGAGTTTTGCAGGTTTAAGAGAGGACAAGGGTGGAACTAggtaaatttcattaaaaaaattgtgtACGTGTGTTGATATAAACTTGTAAATTCATATAAGAGGTAGCCTGCACAGTCAGACATTGCTCTTTAGGTaatatttttgaaagaaatgagaaaataagtcGTTGGACCTACACTGGTACTACACTGTAGGTCCATCAGCACGAACTCAGATTAATGTGAAACACCATTAGCCAAACATGAGGCCAGTTTAAGTCAGTCAGGCATGTTGTGTAATTTTGGAACATCTTTGAAAactttttattaagtgattcaagtgcTGAAACATAGCCAGTCATGTATTTTTTACAACTGATGCTCCAGGAAATATTGTCATGAATACGAATTTGAtttttacattaaatttctgttcaaAATCATCAATATTTTCctccaaatatgtaataaaatgattGTCTCTTTGTATTGAGAGACTTACGGAAGCAAAATAATTGTTGTCAACCATAAGATTGAGTTCAACATCCCACTGAGGCTCACTGAGATACTTGTCCACTTTCCAAGGAATGTTGTAAGGAGACAAGTGTTTACATCATCTTTGTGttatttctggtattgtaatgGTGTTGCAAACACTATCTTTTCCAACACATAATAGTGTGGTGGCATATTAAGCTCTCTTCTTGGGCACCGAGGGATACAAAAGAGAGAAGCATTTCCCACTCAATATTGAATGATCATGCCTCTGCACTTACTGCTCTTCAGAGAATTGCGTACAGTTTTTTGTACTTAATGCGGAACCTTAATACAGTGTAAGAAAGCTTGTAAAGTGAGCAAATATGTGGATATGTGGCAAGTAGAGAAGACTATTTTGGAGGCTAAGAAGGTGATTGTACTGCTCTAGCTGTTTTTGGCTAATATTTTCCTTTTCCTCCTCAACACTCCATCCAACACTTCACTGCATTTTGAGCATTAGGCAAGAGTATTGCTGGAGCATATCATCCTGACAGAGTTCCTATCAATACATAACCAAATACTTTAACCACAGTTGGAGACAAGTGTGAGACAGCACTTGTTCCTCTTTATATTctaaaaaaaagggaaatattactCTTTGTGACTTACACCATCAGATACCTTCTTCACACTAAGAGACAAATGCAAGACAGTGCTTTTTCCTCTCTATATTCTGAATCACAGCATGTGTCAACCATTACTCATTGCTACTAGAATAGACTTTATATTGTTGATTCTTCTTTAACAGGCAGAATACTCAAGATAATAATTGTTGCCAGGTTCTTATCTCACACTCAGCTGTCCTCCAAAAAACAGTCTCAGCATCATATTGCAGCAGCATTGAAGTCTCACTCTATAGTGACTTTGATGTTCGGCAAGGGCACTGCTCCTTATGACTACTAACTGTGACCGCTTTCTGCCAACCACTCCCGATTGTATTCCTAACTTCCAACTGTTGACTACCTTTGATCCTGTGCCCCAGTCGCTTCTGTAATGATTTTTCGTGGATACTTGTGAGCATTTCTCCCATACAGTTTTTCTTCCCCATGACTCACCCGGAGGCCTTCAGATGGACCTCTATGCCTCCAGAACCTTTTAGAAAGTGATCAAACAATATAGCCATTTGCCAGAATCTGTTAATCACCTTGGCGCATGTGGGTGTTGTCCTCACTAGTCATTATGAGACCACTGTTTCCACATCAGGCTGTCAAAAAGTCTTACTTCATAGAGAGCATGCGGCCCAATTCCAGATTCCCATCTGACACCACATTTTGTGTGTTGTCTTAATATTACTCACAATAAAATTTTTCTCGTTCCCCCTCAGCCATGCCAGTTCTTACATTCATAAAACTTAATAGCCTTGATAGTGCACCTACAGTGCTGTTTTGGCCATGCTTGCTTTAAACCTTCTGTAAATACAGTGTCAGaagtgatataataataataattattattattattattatttccaggtATTTGTAAACTCCGAACTGGTGACAACTATTGGTGATGGTGGAAGCTTTGGTGAGTTGGCCCTTATTTACGGCACACCAAGGGCTGCCACAGTGAGAGCTAAAACAGATGTTAAGCTGTGGGGAATCGACAGAGATTCTTACAGGAGAATTTTAATGGGCTCCACAATTCGTAAGCGAAAGATGTACGAAGAATTCCTTTCTCGAGTTTCAATTTTGGGTATGTGCACATTTCATCTACATGTTGTTTTCCTGTACAATTCATGACTTTAATAGCTTCAGAATCTTATGTTATGGATTTAAACTAGACCTGTGCATGAGCTtttatttcaatttagattttaaaTCTGTAATCACCCTACACATTACATCAAACAGTGTATTGATATGTCTGTCTGTCAGTGTGTTTTATTGCCATGTCTTAACCATCACAAAATCTCTttcaataatagtagtagtagtagtagtagtagttgtagtagtagttgtagtaaaaCTTTATTATAATTTAACTGAATCTTCATCTCAACAAATGGTTTGAATTCATGTTTAATTATTGTACAGGGGATTGTTAAAATTGATTGATAACTAGATGTTTGCCAGCTTGGCTGTTTCCTTCAGTCTTCATGATAATTTAATCAGTAACTATGGACATTattcactgaagtgccaaagaaactgattcaggcatgcgtattcaaatatggcGATatataagcaggcagaatacggcgctgcgtttggTAATGCTTATATAAAACAATAAGTTTCGGCactgttgttagatcagttactgctgttacaatggcagattgtcaaaaattttacaaatttacacTTTTTATCTGAAGGCTATTGATGGCCCGTGTGTGTAAAAATATAACTGAATTCTAGATCATGATAAAAGgctaaaatgaaaattttgaaaacttttcaGAAAGTCTTGACAAATGGGAACGATTGACAGTTGCTGATGCACTCGAGCCAGTATCATTTGAAGATGGTGAAACAATTGTGAGGCAGGGAGAACCAGGCGATGACTTCTACATCATCGTTGATGGCACAGCTTTGGTGCTGCAGTACAGAGCAGAGGGGGATGAACCTGTGGAAGTGGGCCGTCTAGGCCCTTCAGACTACTTTGGAGAGATTGCATTGCTATTGGACCGGCCACGAGCTGCCACTGTTGTAGCCAAGGGTCCCTTGAAATGTGTCAAGCTAGACCGTGCCAGGTATGTTGAAACATTATTACTGTAAATACTCGTAGCATATATTGGATTGAGTACCATTTCCTTTCATGTTGGTCATAAACACATCATGCACACAGAGATGGTCAAGTGACATGctttttgttgttgaaataattACTTAGTGTTTGTGAAAATCTCATCATCTCactgtcgtcgtcccccccccccctcgccccccccccccaccacctccccccagtcccgtataacaataatgttacaTTTTCTTTGTGATATTTTTGCTACAGTAATGTGATCAATCTTTGTTTATGACAGTGTTCCTCCATTTTTATGTGTGGAATATAGTGTTCACCAGTTCATATCTGAGAAAGAGGAAGCTATATTCTAAAGTGGTAGTACTGCTGGCTCCCTGTTCTGTCTGTCCAAACACTGAATACTTTTAGGCTCCTCTCTTCACAGTtcacaaatttatatttgtttcaCATTCAGTAAATGTGTTGACAGTTTTAGTACTAATAATTTTCAAGGTTGTTATTTGTAAGTGTAGTAGTAAAGGcaccattcacttcagaactgaggTGTCGAGCAATTGACTGGCACACAAACAGAACTGAAGTGGTGCTGAATTTTGAGTCAAAGTTTTTCTTTAGGGGTAACAAAAACATACAGAAACAAGAAACCTACATTTGCCAAACCTGCTGCATCCCTCCAGTGCTCCATTGAAATTGAGTTGCAGTCTCAGTGACAGAACAGCGTAGTCGgactgggggggaaaaaaaaaccacacacacacacacagggatgctatatttactgtgaccctatGTCACAGTTAAATCTACAAGCATGGTTtctgtgattttcttttctttgtagtcgtattgaaaatatgacagacacAATTATTTCTGTTTGAAACTAGCTTTATTGGTACAGTAGACTCTCCTATCCAGCTTAATGTGGCAGAAGGTCAAACAAGGTAACAAAAAGCCAGATTGGCCGGAGGTAAATAAATTCTCTCTTCAGACCCCAGCTGTACTATTCAAGACACACTTTTTTGTACCAAAACCCAATTTGATTGACATTTTCTGACTTGTAACATAGACACGATAAGTGTGTGTTATGTACACATGCATCCTTCAAAAATCATTACAGGAAACGCAAAAGATCTGCACTGTAAAGTTTGAATGTATGATTACACTTGCGAAAGGCCAGGCCTAACGAAAAGCATGAAACTTACAGGTTTGAGGTCTTAAAAATATCTTTGATATGATTATTTCCCTCCTTCAGCTTTCTTCGGGCTGCAGTATCACTCCACTTACGCAAACAGAAGATTTCAGCTGACGTTGCTTCCTCCTGTTCACTTACGTATTGAAGTGCTGCATCAGTCACCTTGAACCCTTCCGAATGTAGAGTTAGATTCCTTCTGCCTCCTCTTCTGTTACTTCCTCCTGCATCACCATTTTCACAATATCATTGTCTGTTAGTTTCATCAACTTCATTATTTGCCATCCATTTTCTGCGATAGCCTCTGCACTGACATCATCACAGCCCAGTACATCATGGAGGACTATTATTATGATATTAATTATGCAGCCTGGATAGCACAGAGGCCAAATAGTAATGAGCCAAATAGTTCAGAGTCTACTGTATCAGAAAAAAGGTTATTACTTCAGATATTTGATTTGgaatcagattttttttaaaaaaatgggtttAGATGTATGGAATACAGTGAAGGATATACCTGTTCTTTCATTTGAATTTGGTTGTATTATCAGATTGCAGTTTCCCCTCTTACTGTCTGTATGCAGGACATGAGTGCTAGACTCCTTCAGAATACTATAACCATTTAATGATAATGAAGCAGAAGGTATTTTTCCAAATTCACTTACTTTTCAACTAGAAACAGAGACATTTCAGCAACATGATGGTTCCATTTCATGTACTCTATGGAAGGTCTTTGTTATAAGGCAGAAATTGTTCGTGAGAACTTACTACCTTTTACTGTAATTTATAATATAAATGTAATCAAGTCCATTATCAACTGAGATGTTCTTAAATTTCTTGCTTGTTTTTGTGTGTTTAATTCTCAAACTAGTTGTGTTTTTGTACTTGAGAGGGCAGTCTCACAGATTTAGTATCTTTATAGACTACATACACACACTGTATAGCACGTTTGTTACTTGCTTTGAAAGCCCTGTAAGCATTGGTCACAGCAGTCAGCCAGCAGGCTCCATCAGTGTCTCAAGAGGACAGTAGtaagtcacatatttagctttttctgtttgttttcataaTTAAATTCTTTAATTGGTGGTAGTAGGATAGATagggtgtgtgcatgctgtgtgcggacaCAGGAGCAGCTGGTCACAGTTTGCAGCAGCTGAAAAGTATTATAGTCGTGGTCATGCCTCGGTGTGTAGCAGTGGCAGAGCATCTTGTGTGTCCCATGGGACCCCTCAGATGTTGCTTGTTTTGCCCACAGGCTCTGCTGCCAAGGCACCTCACAGCGTGTCTGTTGCAGGGGAATCAGTGTTAACTGCAGGATGAGTGACAGATTGTAACAGATTCGTGCCACTTAAGGCGGGCAACTGtttggcctcgcccattcaccctttGAGTGAGCAGGTGGCAGCTTCCTCGGCAGGGTccaagcaggcacatgggggggggggggatttactaGTTATTGTGAGTTCCAATGTTAGGCAAATTATGGAGCCCTGTAGGGAAGTGGTGTCGAGGACTGGAAAGAAAGTCACTGTGGACTCAACATGCGTgcaattgggaggggggggggatgacccTCGTCGGCGATGGGGAGGAGGCCCTGCCTGCATCTATCGAGCCCATGCAGGGGCAGTCATTTGCAAGTTATGGCTCACATCAGAACCAGTGACACCTGTCACTTGTGTTCTCAGGCGATCCTCAGTTTGTACATTTGGATGGCGAAAGTGACGAAGACTGAGAATTGATTGGGTCCCTTTGGTTGTGAGCTGAATGGAGGGTCTCGCCCAAAGGCTTCATCAATTCTGTGATGGCCAGGCTTCAGATCTCTGGACCTGTGTTATGGGGTGGTGACCTTTAGGACTTCCTTTATAGTCGGGGGTGTACTACGCAAAGCAGTAGTTTTGGTGTCCTCTGATGAATGCTAGCCAATCAATAACTGCAGAGAGCAAAGCCGGGCGATGTAAAAAGTAAAGGCACTTTAACAGTTAAAATATTAACAATAAACTGTTGGAAGTATTtctaacaaagttcctgaatttactgctctTCAGGAAAGTTGTTGTCTACAAATTATTCTCTGAACCGAGACCTGACCGAAActtgaagtagaaagctctgaataTTTAGCGAGGCATGGAATGTTCATCAAAAGGACAGATCGCACACCATAAGGGGCGAGTGTTTATTGCTGTTTACAAAAATGTTGTATCTATCAAGGTCTAAATTGAATCCGACTGAAGTTATCGGGATTTGAATAGTAGGCCTAGGTGAACTAAAGTTGATTATCGGATATTTCTACTGTCCAAACTGTTCCACAGTAAAAGTTACAGAACCGTTCAAAGAAATTTTACCATCAATAGTGCCAAAATATCCATATCGTGGaatattagttggaggcaactttaacct
It includes:
- the LOC126252911 gene encoding cAMP-dependent protein kinase type I regulatory subunit isoform X1 codes for the protein MAANLDEEQSLRECEAYVQKHNIQQVLKDCIVQLCVSRPENPISFLREYFQKLEREQAHDAKQQAASPEDTDDLSPLPSAAQQPARRRGGISAEPVTEEDATSYVKKVVPKDYKTMAALSKAIAKNVLFSHLDENERSDIFDAMFPVNALPGETIIQQGDEGDNFYVIDQGEVEVFVNSELVTTIGDGGSFGELALIYGTPRAATVRAKTDVKLWGIDRDSYRRILMGSTIRKRKMYEEFLSRVSILESLDKWERLTVADALEPVSFEDGETIVRQGEPGDDFYIIVDGTALVLQYRAEGDEPVEVGRLGPSDYFGEIALLLDRPRAATVVAKGPLKCVKLDRARFERVLGPCADILKRNITQYNSFVSLSV
- the LOC126252911 gene encoding cAMP-dependent protein kinase type I regulatory subunit isoform X2, coding for MGNRLGAVLKIFRRREQAHDAKQQAASPEDTDDLSPLPSAAQQPARRRGGISAEPVTEEDATSYVKKVVPKDYKTMAALSKAIAKNVLFSHLDENERSDIFDAMFPVNALPGETIIQQGDEGDNFYVIDQGEVEVFVNSELVTTIGDGGSFGELALIYGTPRAATVRAKTDVKLWGIDRDSYRRILMGSTIRKRKMYEEFLSRVSILESLDKWERLTVADALEPVSFEDGETIVRQGEPGDDFYIIVDGTALVLQYRAEGDEPVEVGRLGPSDYFGEIALLLDRPRAATVVAKGPLKCVKLDRARFERVLGPCADILKRNITQYNSFVSLSV
- the LOC126252911 gene encoding cAMP-dependent protein kinase type I regulatory subunit isoform X3 — translated: MPNSRDQEQAHDAKQQAASPEDTDDLSPLPSAAQQPARRRGGISAEPVTEEDATSYVKKVVPKDYKTMAALSKAIAKNVLFSHLDENERSDIFDAMFPVNALPGETIIQQGDEGDNFYVIDQGEVEVFVNSELVTTIGDGGSFGELALIYGTPRAATVRAKTDVKLWGIDRDSYRRILMGSTIRKRKMYEEFLSRVSILESLDKWERLTVADALEPVSFEDGETIVRQGEPGDDFYIIVDGTALVLQYRAEGDEPVEVGRLGPSDYFGEIALLLDRPRAATVVAKGPLKCVKLDRARFERVLGPCADILKRNITQYNSFVSLSV